In a genomic window of Telopea speciosissima isolate NSW1024214 ecotype Mountain lineage chromosome 5, Tspe_v1, whole genome shotgun sequence:
- the LOC122663399 gene encoding probable ribosome-binding factor A, chloroplastic, translated as MPHLLVHHQLYLHQQPLSPSSLSLSLTHLHRRTSFANNLCDSCSITTGISQHLMTPLKNVRVLRPSALNSTTSIRCMANPRRVKMVAKQIRRELSDMLLTDKVLQYAVLPEVALGADRYLSSLTTISDVEVSSDLQVVKVYVSVFGDERGREVAIAGLKSKAKYVRSELGRRMKLRLTPEIRFIEDESLERGSRVIAILDKLKNEKKSVEDQDEGQSESSYPSEDDRDWDVDDPDEGIVYIK; from the exons atgcCTCATCTTCTTGTTCATCATCAGCTATATCTACACCAACAACCACTCTCtccatcatcattatcattatcCCTCACACACCTTCACCGGAGAACAAGCTTCGCCAACAATCTCTGCGACTCATGTTCAATAACAACCGGAATATCTCAACATTTAATGACGCCGTTGAAGAACGTTCGTGTCCTTCGCCCCTCCGCATTGAATTCTACTACAAGCATAAGGTGCATGGCAAATCCTCGAAGGGTGAAGATGGTAGCAAAACAGATAAGGAGGGAACTATCTGACATGCTTCTCACCGACAAAGTTCTCCAGTACGCCGTCCTCCCGGAGGTCGCTCTTGGTGCAGACCGTTACTTGTCCTCCCTCACCACCATCTCTGACGTCGAAGTCTCCTCTGATTTGCAG GTGGTTAAAGTATATGTTTCTGTCTTTGGTGATGAAAGAGGTAGAGAGGTAGCTATTGCTGGACTGAAGTCAAAGGCCAAATATGTTCGTAGTGAGTTGGGAAGGCGTATGAAGTTACGGCTGACTCCTGAGATACGTTTTATTGAAGACGAGTCGCTGGAGCGAGGAAGCAGG GTGATTGCGATATTGGATAAGttaaagaatgagaaaaagtCTGTAGAAGATCAGGATGAAGGACAATCAGAATCGTCTTATCCTTCTGAAGATGACAGGGACTGGGATGTGGATGACCCAGATGAAGGCATTGTGTACATCAAGTAG
- the LOC122662034 gene encoding 60S ribosomal protein L8: MGRVIRAQRKGAGSVFKSHTHHRKGPARFRSLDFGERNGYLKGVVTDIIHDPGRGAPLARVTFRHPFRYKHQKELFVAAEGMYTGQFVYCGKKATLMVGNVLPVRSIPEGAVVCNVEHHVGDRGVIARCSGDYAIVISHNPDNDTTRIKLPSGAKKIVPSGCRAMIGQVAGGGRTEKPMLKAGNAYHKYRVKRNCWPKVRGVAMNPVEHPHGGGNHQHIGHASTVRRDAPPGQKVGLIAARRTGRLRGQAAATASKADKTA; this comes from the exons ATGGGGCGAGTGATCCGTGCACAGAGGAAGGGAGCAGGGTCCGTCTTCAAATCTCACACACACCACCGCAAGGGCCCTGCTCGCTTTCGCAGCCTCGACTTCGGAGAGAGAAATGGGTATCTGAAGGGGGTCGTGACGGACATCATCCATGATCCAGGCCGAGGCGCCCCACTTGCTCGAGTCACCTTTCGTCATCCCTTTCGGTATAAGCACCAGAAGGAGCTGTTCGTTGCCGCTGAGGGTATGTACACTGGTCAGTTCGTCTACTGTGGCAAGAAGGCCACTCTAATGGTTGGGAACGTCTTGCCTGTCCGATCCATTCCCGAAGGTGCTGTAGTTTGCAACGTCGAGCACCACGTTGGTGATCGAGGTGTCATAGCTAGGTGTTCTGGCGATTATGCCATCGTCATCAGTCATAACCCTGATAACGATACGACCAG GATCAAGCTTCCCTCCGGTGCCAAAAAGATTGTACCAAGTGGGTGCAGAGCCATGATTGGGCAAGTTGCAGGTGGGGGTAGGACTGAGAAACCCATGCTCAAGGCCGGTAATGCATACCACAAATACAGGGTGAAGAGGAACTGCTGGCCAAAGGTTCGTGGTGTTGCCATGAATCCAGTTGAGCATCCTCATGGAGGAGGAAACCACCAACACATTGGGCATGCAAGTACTGTCCGCCGCGACGCACCTCCTGGACAGAAGGTGGGTCTCATTGCTGCAAGGAGGACTGGTCGGCTTCGTGGACAAGCTGCTGCCACGGCTTCTAAAGCTGATAAGACTGCTTAG